The nucleotide sequence CGGCGCGCCCGCACGGCGTGGAGGCCGCCGGCAGCGGCAGGGACCTGGCTGAGACGGTAAACGCCCGCCAGGGAACCCGTATCGCGGACGCCTGGAGTATCATGGCCGACCAGCCAAACATCCTCCTTATCCTGTCCGACCAGATGGTCGCCGCATTGACCGGGGCTTATGGTCATCCCGTCGTAGAGACCCCCAATCTGGACCGCCTGGTGGAGACCGGCGTGCGGTACGATGCCGCCTATACCGCCTTTCCACTCTGCGCGCCCGGACGGGCCTGCCTGATGACAGGAAGGCATGCCTCGGAAATCGGCGCATG is from Gemmatimonadota bacterium and encodes:
- a CDS encoding sulfatase-like hydrolase/transferase, with the protein product MADQPNILLILSDQMVAALTGAYGHPVVETPNLDRLVETGVRYDAAYTAFPLCAPGRACLMTGRHASEIGA